From the bacterium genome, the window CCCGGAATCGGCCGTCTGGAAGATGAGGCGGGAGGCGGTCACCCTGGTTAAAGACGAGCAGAAGCTTATCCCGCTTAAGGCGGAACCGAATCAATCTATGTTAATTGTCAGCACGACCCAAAGCCCACTCACGATGGTAGAAGATACGACCAAGCCGCCCAGCCGATTTAATCCCCCATCCGCCATCCCGGGTACCCAAGAAGTGGGTGCGCCATTCGCCATCCGGACAGCGGCTATTGAAATTCAACCTAAAAAAGAGGCAGCAGAACAGGTAATCTCTTTGGCCAGGAAAGCCGACGCCACTATTTTCATTACCTGCAATGCCCATCGATATGATCAGCAGGCTCAATTGGTCAGAGATATTTCCACTCTAAAAAAACCCTTCATTGTGGTGGCCTCTCGTGAGCCTTACGATCTTAATGCCTTCCCTGAAGTGGGAACCTACTTAACCACCTATTGTCCTCATCCTTTTTCTCTCCAGAGCGCCCTGGAAGTGATCTTCGGAAAATTCAGCCCTGGAGGCCAATTGCCGGTTAGGCTTACGGGTCTTTAAGGAAAGCAGAGACGGGGCCTTGTTCCTCTGTAAAAAAAATCCTTGACAAACCTTCCTTATCTTGGTATACTGACCCTAAAGCAGGAGCAGGAAAGCAGTGTTTAACTCATCACGTGGACCAAAACGAGTCATACCTTATCTCATCTTTCTGGTAGGCGCTTTTCTTTTCATTGACTTCGTATACAGCCCCAAAAAAGATTCTCGTCCATTAATACCCACCACTGTCTCGGCATCAAGTCAGGTAGAGGAATCCAGAAAAAACGCTCTGGTTGTGGCTATTGAAAAGGTGGCTCCAGCAGTAGTTAATATCAGCGCCAAACAAACTATTCAGATGTCGCCGTTCCCTCGTGATGAATTCTTCGAGGAATTTTTTAAAGAGTTCTTTGATCTATTCCCTCGACCAAGATATGAGCAGACTTCCCTGGGATCAGGCATCATCATAAGTGATAAAGGCTATATTCTGACTAATGAACACGTGATCCGGGGCGCAGAAGAGATTATTGTCAAGCTGGCCGATGGCCGACAATTTGGCGGCCGTTTGATAGGTGAAAGTATGGAAACGGATATAGCCGTGATCAAGATCGAGGCCGATAACTTAACGGCCGCCCCGATGGGAAATTCAGATGACCTGATGATTGGCGAATGGGCGGTGGCTATCGGCAACCCTTTTGGTCTGGAAAATACGGTTACCGTAGGCGTGATAAGCGCCACCGGCCGGGCTTTACCGGGAGGAGTTAGAGGCTGGGGTAAGGTTTACCAAAATCTCATCCAGACAGATGCCTCCATTAATCCGGGTAATTCGGGCGGTCCCCTGATTAATGCTAACGGAGAGGTTATTGGAATAAATACAGCTATTTATGGAAAAGCTCAAGGAATCGGATTTGCTATCCCTATCAGGCAAGCCCGCCAGTTCATTAATCAACTTACCAGATACAGCGGAATAAAACTGTAGACAGTGACCAGTAGTTAGTAGTTCTCGATGTTCAAGGTTTTCTTATAAACCGGTAAAGCGGTTGCTTTGGTTTATTAGTATCCCCTGATTCACCCCGATAAATCGGGGCGCTATTCTCACTTACTTGAGTTTAGCACCCTGATTTATCAGGGTGTTACGGAGAGGATAACATCCAGAATCATAACCGCTTTAGCGGTTTCAACCCCTCAAAGTCTGATGGCGCAGGTCGAAAAAACTTGAACATCGAGTTTACTGTCTCCTGATTACTGTCTACTGTCTACCATGACCATTAAACAAGAACTATCTAATCTAATCAAGGAAGCGTTACTGAAATTACCCCTCAAAGATCAGGATATCCCGGAAATTATTATTGAACCGCCGCGGCATAAGGCTCACGGAGATTTCGCCACCAACGTCGCCTTTCTCTTAGCCAAAAAACTGAGGGCTTCCCCGCCCCAAATTTCAAACAGAATAGTTGACCTGATCCCAACTGATTCCTCCTTATTAAGGAAGATAAAAATAGCCGGAGGCGGATTTATCAATTTCTTTTTGACTCCTTCTCGCCTCCAGCAAGTTCTCCCGCAAATAGAAGCAGAAGATACACGGTTTGGGACAAGTAAGACCAAGGAGGGGAAGGTCCTGGTTGAATTCGTCAGCGCCAACCCTACTGGTCCGCTTCATATCGGACACGGCCGGGGCGCCGTCTACGGTGACTGCCTGGCCAATATTATGGCGGCCGTGGGTTATCAGGTGGAAAGAGAATACTACATCAACGATGTAGGCAACCAAATGCAGTCGCTGGGCCGATCCCTCTTGATCCGATATAAACAGCTTCAGGGCAGCGATATCCCCCTTCCGGAAAATGGTTATCAAGGCGACTACCTAATCCAACTGGCTAAAACCCTACCTGAGGGGGCAGAAGATAAAGGATTGGATTTTTTCATTCAAGTGGCCAAAGAAGAAATACTTAAGGAGATAGAGGCTGATTTGGCGGCGCTGGGGATAAAATTTAATCGCTGGTTTAGTGAAGAGGGCCTTTACGCTTCAGGTCAGGTTGATGAAACCATAAGGGTATTAAAAGGAAAGGGATATGCCTATGAAAGCGAGGGCGCCTGGTGGCTGGCTAGTTCCGGATTCGGTGACGAAAAAGACCGTGTCTTAGTAAGAGGAACAGAGGTTCCGACCTATCTGGCCGGAGATATAGCCTATCACCGAGATAAGTATAACCGGGGCTACGACCTCTTGATTGATATCTGGGGAGCCGACCACCACGGCTATATTGAGCGGATGAAGGCCGCTTGTGCTGCCCTGGATCATAAGCCTGATTCCCTGGTTATCCTTCTCTATCAACTGGTTAATCTCCTTAGGGATGGGAAACAGGTAAATATGTCCACCAGGGGAGGAGAATTTGTCACCCTTAAAGAAGTGGTCGAAGAAGTCGGCCCTGATGCGGCCAGATTCTTTTTTATGATGCGGGATCACGACAGTCACCTGGATTTTGATCTGGAATTGGCTAAGCGTCATTCCACCGAAAATCCGGTTTATTATGTCCAGTATGCTCACGCCAGGATTTGCAGCATCTTAAGAGAGGCGGCCGACAGGGGAATAATACGCCGGCCGGCCCAGGAATGTCAACTCGATCTATTGACTGAGGATAAGGAACTGGAGCTTTTGACCAAACTGGCTGCCTTGCCGGATGACGTAATTAAGTGGGCCAATGCCTTTCAGGTCCATCACCTTACCCTTTACCTTCAAGACCTGGCCGCCATCTTTCATCATTACTATAATCATAACCGGGTTATTTCACAGGATAACCAACTCTCCCTGGCCAGATTGGCCCTGGTTAACTCCATCCGGATAGTAATCAGAAATGTCCTCCATTTACTGGGGGTATCAGCCCCGGAAAAAATGTGACATGCTGTCTACTAACTACTGTAATGCCTAACTTCCCGGACATCACGCCAGGCCCCCTAAGTAAAGGCGATCTCCTGAAACTCTTCTACCGTTATTCACTCCAGATAATCCCGGTAGTAGACGATGATAAAAGAATAATCGGCTTTCTTAGAAAAAGTGATTTAATTGCTGCTTCAGGCATAGTGAAAGACCTTAACAGCCCGGTAGACGAGTTGATCAGGGTTAATCTGTCTCAAATTAAGCCTCAAGAAGACCTGGATCAATTAACCGACGCTATTCAAAATTTTAAACGCATTGAATCTCTGCCGGTTATTAATCAAGAGGGGAAAATAATTGACGCCTGGGATAAGATCGATCTTATGCTGGCCTGGGCGGGGAAATATGATCGAAGTTTAAAAGAGAAAAGTGAAGGAGGGGTGGCTGATACGATGGTAGGAATCACCTCCCTGCCGGAGTATCTATCAAAAGTAGAAAGGGATTTAATCCTAAAGAGTATTAAGATTCATAAAGGAGTTATTACTAAGGCGGCTAAAGCCCTGGGGATATCTACGGCCAGTATTCGTTATCGGATAAAAAAGCTTAAGATAAATATCTAGTAACCGTTCAGCCACCAAGGCACAAACTCGATGCTCGATGCTCGATCCTGGATACTGGATCCTTTACCAGCATCGAAGATCGAGCATCGAGGATCGAGCATCGAGCATCCAGCATCATGTGCTGAACGGTTACCTAATTTAAAAGGAGGAGAAATTTATGGATATCGTTGAATTACAATCTAAAACAGTTCAGGAGTTAAGCGATCTTGCCCATAACTTAAAGATCGAACATATCAGGGGACTAAAAAAGCAGGAGCTTATCTTTTCTATTCTTCAGGCCAAAACAGAACAGGAGGGGTTTATCTTTTCGGCGGGGGTTTTAGATATTCTGCCCGACGGATACGGGTTTTTACGCTCTCCCAGATATAACTACCTCCCCAGCGCTGATGATATCTATGTCTCCCCCTCTCAAATCCGGCGATTTGATCTTCAAACAGGGGATACGGTCTCCGGCCGGGTTCGTCCCCCCAAAGAGAATGAACGGTTCTTTGCCCTTCTTCATGTGGAAGCGGTTAACTTTGAAAATCCGGAACAGGCTAATAAGCGTATCCTTTTTGATAACCTTACCCCTCTTTATCCTCAAGAGCACCTTGACTTAGAACGTGAACCAGAGGAGATTTCCATGCGGATAATGAACCTTTTAACCCCTATCGGCAAAGGACAGCGGGGG encodes:
- the argS gene encoding arginine--tRNA ligase, whose translation is MTIKQELSNLIKEALLKLPLKDQDIPEIIIEPPRHKAHGDFATNVAFLLAKKLRASPPQISNRIVDLIPTDSSLLRKIKIAGGGFINFFLTPSRLQQVLPQIEAEDTRFGTSKTKEGKVLVEFVSANPTGPLHIGHGRGAVYGDCLANIMAAVGYQVEREYYINDVGNQMQSLGRSLLIRYKQLQGSDIPLPENGYQGDYLIQLAKTLPEGAEDKGLDFFIQVAKEEILKEIEADLAALGIKFNRWFSEEGLYASGQVDETIRVLKGKGYAYESEGAWWLASSGFGDEKDRVLVRGTEVPTYLAGDIAYHRDKYNRGYDLLIDIWGADHHGYIERMKAACAALDHKPDSLVILLYQLVNLLRDGKQVNMSTRGGEFVTLKEVVEEVGPDAARFFFMMRDHDSHLDFDLELAKRHSTENPVYYVQYAHARICSILREAADRGIIRRPAQECQLDLLTEDKELELLTKLAALPDDVIKWANAFQVHHLTLYLQDLAAIFHHYYNHNRVISQDNQLSLARLALVNSIRIVIRNVLHLLGVSAPEKM
- a CDS encoding CBS domain-containing protein; the encoded protein is MPNFPDITPGPLSKGDLLKLFYRYSLQIIPVVDDDKRIIGFLRKSDLIAASGIVKDLNSPVDELIRVNLSQIKPQEDLDQLTDAIQNFKRIESLPVINQEGKIIDAWDKIDLMLAWAGKYDRSLKEKSEGGVADTMVGITSLPEYLSKVERDLILKSIKIHKGVITKAAKALGISTASIRYRIKKLKINI
- a CDS encoding trypsin-like peptidase domain-containing protein translates to MFNSSRGPKRVIPYLIFLVGAFLFIDFVYSPKKDSRPLIPTTVSASSQVEESRKNALVVAIEKVAPAVVNISAKQTIQMSPFPRDEFFEEFFKEFFDLFPRPRYEQTSLGSGIIISDKGYILTNEHVIRGAEEIIVKLADGRQFGGRLIGESMETDIAVIKIEADNLTAAPMGNSDDLMIGEWAVAIGNPFGLENTVTVGVISATGRALPGGVRGWGKVYQNLIQTDASINPGNSGGPLINANGEVIGINTAIYGKAQGIGFAIPIRQARQFINQLTRYSGIKL